TCGACCGAAGTTGTGATCATTGGCGCCGGCGCCGCAGGCTTGATGTGCGCGCTGACCGCCGCCGGGCGTGGACGCAAGGTGATGCTGATCGACCACGCCAACAAGGCCGGCAAAAAGATCCTGATGTCCGGCGGTGGCCGCTGCAATTTCACCAACCTGTACACCGAGCCGGCCAACTTTCTCTCGCACAACGCGCACTTCTGCAAATCCGCGCTGGCCCGCTACACCCAGTGGGACTTTATCGGGCTGGTGGCCAAGCACGGCGTGCCGTACCACGAGAAAAAGCTCGGCCAGCTGTTCTGCGATAACAAGTCCAGCGACATCCTCGGCATGTTGCTCGATGAGTGCATCCAGACCGGCGTCAGCCTGCACCTGGACACCTCCATCGAGGAAATTGCCAGGCTCGACAGCGGCTACCAATTGCAGACCACCTTGGGCGAGCTGCGGTGTGAATCCCTGGTGATCGCCACCGGCGGTTTGTCGATCCCAACCCTGGGCGCGACCGGTTTCGGTTACCAGGTGGCCAGGCAATTCAGCCATGAACTGCTGCCCACCCGCGCGGGGCTGGTGCCGTTCACCATCACCGATCAGCTCAAGGAGTTGTGCGCAGAGCTGTCGGGCACCTCCGTGGACTGCCTGGTCAGTTGCAACAACGAGAGCTTTCGCGAAAACATCCTGTTCACCCACCGTGGCCTGAGCGGGCCGGCGATCCTGCAGATTTCGTCCTACTGGGAACCCGGCGACACCGTAGAGATTAACCTGCTGCCCGACCACGACGCCCACACCTGGCTGCAACAGCAACAAGCCGAGCGCCCGGACAGCGAGCTGAAAACCTTGCTGGGTGAAATCTTCACCAAGAAGATGGCCAACCTGCTGGCGCAAACCTGGTTCGTGTCCAAGCCGATGAAGCAATACACCCACGCCGAAATTGCCGACATCGCGCAAAAACTGGGGAGCTGGCAGCTGGTGCCGGCGGGTACCGAAGGCTATCGCACCGCCGAGGTGACGCTGGGTGGGGTGGATACGCGGGAAGTGTCGTCCAAGACCATGGAGTCGCTGAAAAGCCCGGGGCTGTATTTTATCGGCGAGGTGCTGGACGTGACCGGTCACCTGGGCGGGTTCAATTTCCAGTGGGCGTGGGCTTCGGGCTACGCGGCCGCGCAATACGTCTGACACAGCACGGTAAAACATGTGGGAGGGGGCTTGCCCCCTCCCACATTTTGATTTGCGGCGTGCCTGGGAAATATTTGCGCGGGGATGTGATCGCCACCCTTGCCGTGGCGTCCTTGATAGCTCAATTTAGCGGCATCGCTCCGGAAGACTCCAGACTTCATGTCATCGACCTCGTTCAAGCAGTCCATGCGGCGCCTGTGGGCGCTGGATAAATTCAGTTACAGCATTCGGGTATTCATCGCCCTTACCGGCAGTATGGCGCTGTGCTGGTACCAGGATGAAATGACCCTGCTGATCCCACTGTTCCTGGGGATTATCGCCAGCGCCCTGGCCGAGACCGACGACAGCTGGCAAGGCCGCCTCAATGCCCTGGCGGTGACGCTGGTGTGTTTCAGCATCGCCGCGCTGTCGGTGGAGTTGCTGTTCCCCTACCCGTGGATTTTCGCCATTTCCCTGGCCCTGGCGACGTTCGGCCTGACCATGCTCGGCGCCTTGGGCGAACGTTATGGGGCGATTGCATCGGCCACGCTGATTCTGTCGGTGTACACCATGATCGGTGTGGACCAGCGCGGTGGTGCCGTGAATGATTTCTGGCACGAGCCACTGCTGTTGGTGGCGGGTGCCGCCTGGTACGGCGCGTTGTCGGTGCTGTGGCAGGCGCTGTTTTCCAACCAGCCGGTGCAGCAGAGCCTGGCGCGGTTGTTCCGCGAGTTGGGGCGTTACCTCAAGCTCAAATCGTCGTTGTTCGAACCGATCCGCCAACTGGATGTGGAAGCACGGCGCCTGGAACTGGCCCAGCAAAACGGCCGAGTCGTGGCTGCGCTGAATGCCGCGAAGGAAATCATCCTGCACCGCGTGGGCAATGGTCGACCGGGCTCGAAGGTCAGTCGCTACCTCAAACTGTACTTCCTGGCCCAGGACATCCACGAACGCGCCAGCTCATCCCATTACCCTTACAACGCCCTGGCCGAAGCGTTCTTCCACAGCGATGTGCTGTTCCGCTGCCAGCGCCTGTTGCGTCAGCAAGGCAAGGCCTGCCAGGCCCTGGCCGAGTCGATCCAGTTGCGCCAGCCGTTCATCTATGACGACAGCTTCGCCGAGGCCCTCAGTGACCTGAACGCCTCGCTGGAACACCTGCGCATCCAGAGCAACCCGGCCTGGCGCGGCCTGCTGCGCTCGCTGCGGGCGCTGGCGGCCAACCTGTCGACGCTCGACCGCCTGCTCGGCGACGCCAGCAACCCCGACGCCCTGGCCGACGCCACCGATAGCAACCTGCTGGACCGCGCCCCGCGCAACCTCAAGGAAATGTGGACGCGCCTGCGCACGCAGCTCACGCCGACGTCGCTGCTGTTTCGCCATGCCCTGCGCCTGTCCCTGGCGCTGAGCATCGGCTACGGCACCTTGCATGTCATTCACGCGTCCCAGGGTTACTGGATCATCCTGACCACCCTGTTTGTGTGCCAGCCGAACTACGGTGCGACCCGGCGCAAGCTTGGCCAGCGGATCATCGGTACCGCCATCGGCCTCACCGTGGCCTGGGCGCTGTTCGACCTGTTCCCCAGCCCGCTGGTGCAATCGATGTTCGCCATCGCCGCAGGCCTGGTGTTCTTTATCAACCGCACCACGCGCTACACCCTCGCGACCGCGGCCATTACCTTGATGGTGCTGT
This region of Pseudomonas asgharzadehiana genomic DNA includes:
- a CDS encoding NAD(P)/FAD-dependent oxidoreductase → MRSTEVVIIGAGAAGLMCALTAAGRGRKVMLIDHANKAGKKILMSGGGRCNFTNLYTEPANFLSHNAHFCKSALARYTQWDFIGLVAKHGVPYHEKKLGQLFCDNKSSDILGMLLDECIQTGVSLHLDTSIEEIARLDSGYQLQTTLGELRCESLVIATGGLSIPTLGATGFGYQVARQFSHELLPTRAGLVPFTITDQLKELCAELSGTSVDCLVSCNNESFRENILFTHRGLSGPAILQISSYWEPGDTVEINLLPDHDAHTWLQQQQAERPDSELKTLLGEIFTKKMANLLAQTWFVSKPMKQYTHAEIADIAQKLGSWQLVPAGTEGYRTAEVTLGGVDTREVSSKTMESLKSPGLYFIGEVLDVTGHLGGFNFQWAWASGYAAAQYV
- the yccS gene encoding YccS family putative transporter, with protein sequence MSSTSFKQSMRRLWALDKFSYSIRVFIALTGSMALCWYQDEMTLLIPLFLGIIASALAETDDSWQGRLNALAVTLVCFSIAALSVELLFPYPWIFAISLALATFGLTMLGALGERYGAIASATLILSVYTMIGVDQRGGAVNDFWHEPLLLVAGAAWYGALSVLWQALFSNQPVQQSLARLFRELGRYLKLKSSLFEPIRQLDVEARRLELAQQNGRVVAALNAAKEIILHRVGNGRPGSKVSRYLKLYFLAQDIHERASSSHYPYNALAEAFFHSDVLFRCQRLLRQQGKACQALAESIQLRQPFIYDDSFAEALSDLNASLEHLRIQSNPAWRGLLRSLRALAANLSTLDRLLGDASNPDALADATDSNLLDRAPRNLKEMWTRLRTQLTPTSLLFRHALRLSLALSIGYGTLHVIHASQGYWIILTTLFVCQPNYGATRRKLGQRIIGTAIGLTVAWALFDLFPSPLVQSMFAIAAGLVFFINRTTRYTLATAAITLMVLFCFNQVGDGYGLFLPRLLDTLLGSLIAGLAVFLFLPDWQGRRLNKVLANTLTCNSIYLRQIMQQYAAGKSDDLAYRLARRNAHNADAALSTTLANMLMEPGHFRKEADVGFRFLVLSHTLLSYLSGLGAHRDTQLPAEVHEHLIDGAGKTLAASIDEIATGLANKQPIAIQSDAEEALAADLEQMPDEIDEGQRLVQTQLALICRQLGPLRTLAAHLIKDTSAA